The following are encoded together in the Pedobacter steynii genome:
- a CDS encoding NAD-dependent epimerase/dehydratase family protein, with the protein MIEKILVLGSNGQIGTELVTALRNTYGENNVVACDIRRPDYDIKNSGPFEFVNVLEKDILNNIFQKYKPTQVYLLAALLSATGEQNPKLAWDLNMNGLLNILDLAITYKTAKVYWPSSIAVFGPNSPKVNTPQYCVMDPNTVYGISKLAGERWCEYYNQKFGLDVRSIRYPGLISWKAAPGGGTTDYAIHIFHDALTKGSYASFLNAETELPMMYMDDAIRGTIQLMDAESSKISIRSSYNFGGVSFTPEVLATEIKKHIPDFNLTYKDNDPRQEIANSWPRSIDDSFAQQDWGWKPEFDLSKMTVDMLKNLQNKS; encoded by the coding sequence ATGATTGAGAAAATATTAGTATTGGGCTCTAACGGTCAGATCGGCACTGAACTGGTAACCGCCTTACGTAACACTTACGGTGAAAATAATGTAGTTGCCTGTGACATTCGCAGACCTGATTATGACATCAAGAACTCGGGACCATTTGAGTTTGTGAATGTGCTTGAGAAAGACATTCTAAACAACATTTTTCAGAAATATAAACCTACACAGGTCTATTTACTTGCTGCATTGTTATCGGCTACAGGTGAACAAAATCCTAAACTGGCATGGGATCTGAATATGAATGGTTTACTTAATATTTTAGATCTTGCTATCACTTATAAAACGGCTAAAGTATATTGGCCAAGCTCTATCGCTGTATTCGGACCAAATTCACCTAAAGTGAATACGCCTCAATATTGCGTGATGGACCCCAATACAGTATATGGAATTAGTAAGCTTGCAGGTGAACGCTGGTGCGAATATTATAACCAGAAATTTGGATTGGATGTACGCAGTATCCGTTATCCGGGATTGATCAGCTGGAAAGCAGCTCCTGGAGGAGGAACGACGGATTATGCGATCCATATTTTCCATGATGCTTTAACAAAAGGAAGTTATGCTTCTTTCTTAAATGCAGAAACGGAATTGCCAATGATGTATATGGACGATGCTATCCGTGGTACCATCCAATTAATGGACGCGGAATCAAGTAAAATCTCCATCCGTTCCAGCTATAACTTTGGAGGGGTAAGCTTTACGCCGGAGGTTTTAGCTACAGAAATCAAAAAACATATTCCGGATTTTAACTTAACTTACAAGGATAATGACCCACGTCAGGAAATTGCCAATAGCTGGCCACGTTCTATCGACGATAGCTTTGCGCAGCAGGACTGGGGATGGAAACCGGAGTTTGACTTGTCAAAAATGACGGTAGACATGTTGAAAAACTTGCAAAATAAATCATAA
- a CDS encoding YebC/PmpR family DNA-binding transcriptional regulator — protein sequence MGRAFEFRKERKFKRWAKMAVQFTRIGKEIVMAVKDGGPSPDTNSRLRTAIQNAKAVNMPKDRVDAAIKRASNKDENGYEEFVYEGYAQHGVAILIETATDNTNRTVANVRSYFNKTGGTLGKTGSLDFIFSRKSIFRFLPGEKDLEELEFELIDAGLEELYLEADEEGNDIAVVQTAFEDFGKMQKALEDTGVEMKSAKLERISQSTTPITEEQAVDVFKLIDKLEEDDDVQAVYHNMAD from the coding sequence ATGGGAAGAGCATTTGAGTTTAGAAAAGAAAGGAAATTTAAGCGTTGGGCAAAGATGGCCGTTCAATTTACCAGGATAGGTAAAGAGATCGTAATGGCGGTTAAGGATGGTGGTCCATCACCGGACACCAACTCACGTTTACGGACAGCAATCCAAAATGCGAAGGCGGTAAATATGCCTAAGGATAGGGTAGATGCTGCAATTAAAAGAGCCTCCAACAAGGACGAAAATGGTTACGAAGAGTTTGTTTACGAAGGTTACGCACAACATGGTGTCGCAATTCTGATCGAAACAGCTACTGACAATACGAACAGAACGGTGGCGAATGTGCGCAGTTACTTCAATAAAACAGGTGGTACTTTGGGTAAAACAGGTTCCCTGGATTTCATTTTCAGCCGTAAGTCTATCTTCCGTTTCTTACCGGGAGAAAAAGATCTGGAAGAACTGGAGTTTGAATTGATTGATGCAGGTTTAGAAGAACTATACCTGGAGGCAGATGAAGAAGGAAATGACATCGCAGTAGTACAAACTGCTTTCGAAGACTTCGGAAAAATGCAAAAGGCATTAGAAGATACTGGTGTGGAAATGAAAAGCGCAAAATTAGAGCGTATTTCTCAATCCACTACCCCAATTACTGAAGAGCAGGCTGTTGATGTATTTAAGCTGATTGATAAACTGGAAGAGGACGATGATGTTCAGGCGGTTTATCACAATATGGCC